The following DNA comes from Azospirillum sp. TSA2s.
TGGTCCACGGCCTGGAAGGCACCGAACAGCTGCGGCCGATGATGCGCGAGATCTGGCGGGTGCTGGCCGGCGGCGGCCGGGTGCTGGCGGTGGTGCCGAACCGCCGCGGCCTGTGGGCGCGCGCCGACTGGACCCCCTTCGGCCACGGCTTCCCCTATTCCGCCTCGCAGCTGAAGCAGGTTCTGCGCGACACCATGTTCGTGCCGGAACGCACCCGCCACGCCCTGTTCATGCCGCCGCTGCGCTCGCACTTCCTGCAAAAGACCGCGCCGGCCTGGGAAGAGGTCGGCGGGCGCTGGTTCAAGGCCTTCGCCGGGGTGACGATGATCGAGGCGTCGAAGCAGATCTTCGCCGGCGTGTCGCGCCGCGCGGCGCAGCAGCCGGTGAAGCGCCGGCTGATCGTGCCGCTGCCGGGCGGTGCGGCGCCTGCCGCCCGCAGCGGCAGCGCCCGCACCACCATCGCCGGAGCCACCATACCCGGCGGCGACTCCGTCGACTGCCAGCAGCCTTATCCCCGGACCTGATTAGGGGCGTACCTGACGCAGCACGTCGGCGATCCGGCCGCTGATGCCGCTGCCCAGGCCCCCGGCCCGCTCCGCGATGGTTCGGCTCAGCGTCGTCAGTTCCTCCAGCGTGCGCGTCACCCCGCCCAGCGTCTGTTCGGCATCGCCGATCCGCTGCTCCGCCGCCATGGCATCCTGGCGCGACTGGTCGAGCGAGCGTGCGACATCCGAAGTCAGGGCCGCCTGCTCGTCGATGGCCGCGGCGACGGTGCCGTTGATCGTCTGGATCGAACCGATGGTGGAGTGGATGCGGCCCAGCGCCTCGTCCACCGCGGCAGTCTCCTTCTGCAGGTTGGCGACCTGATCGGCGATCTGCTTGGTGGCGTCGGCGGTCTGGCGCGACAGCGCCTTCACCTCGTTGGCGACGACGGCGAATCCGCGCCCGGCCTCGCCCGCCCGCGCTGCCTCGATGGTCGCGTTCAGCGCCAGCAGGTTGGTCTGGCTGGCGATGGCGTTGATCAGCTTCACCACGCTGGCGATCTGTTCGGCGGCGGAGCGCAACGAGTTCATCACCGTGGTGGCGCGGTCGCTGTCGGACGCCGCGGCAAGGCTGATCTCCCGCGCTTTGCTGGTGTCGCCGGAGATCTGGTCGGAGGTGGAGGCCAGCCGGTCCAGCATGCCGGCGATGGCGCTGACCGAACCGTCGACGGCGCGGGCCGCACCGGCGGCATCGGCGGCCTGCCGCAGCCCCTCCGTCCCGGCCGAACGGACGGCGGCGACCGCCGATTCCAGCTTGCGGCCGGCCTCGGCCAGTTCGGCGGCGAACCCGCCGACCTCACGCTCCACCCGCTCGGACAGGTCGCGCGTCAGGGCGAGGCGGCGCGTCTCCGCCGTTTCGGCCCGCAAGGTCGCCACCACCCAATGACGGGCGAGGCGGGCGAAGCGGCGCGCCTGCTCCGTCGGGCCGGCGACGGCGAGCGCACCGACCCGGTCACCGTCCAGATCAATGGCGATGGCATAGCCTTCCCGCATGGCGCCGCCGGACTTGGCCGCCTCGTCCCGGCTGACGGCGCGCTCGTCCAGGCGACGGGCCATGATGTCGGCGCCGGCCGGATGGGTGGTGCCGATCCGCTCCCGCGCGGTGGAGGCGACGACGCTGCCGCCCTGACCGACGAAGGACACGACGGAATCCAGCTCCCGCCCGATGGACTCGCAGAGTTCCTGTGCGATGGTGGCGCTGATGTCCAAGACGTTTCTCCCCTTCTTCCCATTTATGGTTTTCCGTCATCATTCCATGACGACGCCCGATGCTCTCCCCACGGCCCCGCTCACGGCACCCTCGCTCACGGCACCCTGGAATGCCGATCCACCTCGTGGAGAGAATTCCCCGATTCGCAGGTAACCTTCCGACACTACACGCAACATTTACGAACGAAGAGTTGAAAGAATGACGCAGCCGACCATTCTGGTGCTTCCCGGCCTCGGCAACTCCGGTCCCGACCACTGGCAGACCTGGCTGGAAGGCCGGCTGCCGGCCCTGAACCGCGTCGATCTCGGCGATTGGGACGCGCCGGAGCCCGACCGGTGGGTCGAACGGCTCGACCATGCGGTCCGCTCGGCCCCCGGCCCGGTGGTGCTGGTCGCGCACAGCCTGTCCTGCATCCTGGTGGCACGCTGGGCGACCGCCGGCGATGCCGCGCACAAGGTCGCCGCCGCCCTGCTGGTCGCCCCGCCCGACGTCGAGTCGCCTGGGACGGTGCCGGTCGAGGCCTGTCGCTTCGCCCCGGTGCCGGCCGATCCGCTGCCCTTCCCCACCGTGGTCGTCGGCAGCCGCAGCGATCCCTACTGCAGCGCCGCCCGCGCCTGCGGCTTCGCCGCGCTGTGGGGCGCCGACTTCATCGACGCCGGCGAGGCCGGCCATATCAATGCCGAAAGCGGCCACGGCCCCTGGCCGATGGGCGAGACGCTGCTGAAGGACCTGCTCGCCCAGATCTGAATAAAGCCTCTGAACGCACCCTTGCCGCTGCGGGCGAAAGGGTGCGACACAGGGGGCGTCGTCGCGCGCCTGCCAGCGGATTCGGAGCTTATGACCGGCACTTCCATCGTCGAGGCCGCCCCGGCCAAGCTGAACCTCTACCTGCATGTCACCGGCCGCCGCGCCGACAGCTATCACGAGCTGGACAGCCTCGTCGCCTTCGCCGAGTTCGGAGACAGCATCGCCCTGACGCCGGCCACCACGCGCGTGGCGTTGCGCGGAGCCGACCTGCCGCCGGCCGGCCCGCGTCTGGCCATCGCCGGTCCCTTCGGCCCGGCCCTGATGGGCGAGAACCCGGCCAACAATCTGGTGATTCGCGCCGCCCACGCTCTGGCCGCCCGGCTGGGCCGCGAGGCCGACGTGATGATCGCCCTGACCAAGGCGCTGCCGGTCGCCTCCGGCATCGGGGGC
Coding sequences within:
- a CDS encoding methyltransferase domain-containing protein, with translation MYTDIVDLREFYESGLGRTAQRMIRRRIRTIWPDVRNQIVLGVGYTTPYLRPFMGEADRVVAVMPASQGVSFWPAEGPGMVALGDEADLPFGDNTIDRVLLVHGLEGTEQLRPMMREIWRVLAGGGRVLAVVPNRRGLWARADWTPFGHGFPYSASQLKQVLRDTMFVPERTRHALFMPPLRSHFLQKTAPAWEEVGGRWFKAFAGVTMIEASKQIFAGVSRRAAQQPVKRRLIVPLPGGAAPAARSGSARTTIAGATIPGGDSVDCQQPYPRT
- a CDS encoding methyl-accepting chemotaxis protein encodes the protein MDISATIAQELCESIGRELDSVVSFVGQGGSVVASTARERIGTTHPAGADIMARRLDERAVSRDEAAKSGGAMREGYAIAIDLDGDRVGALAVAGPTEQARRFARLARHWVVATLRAETAETRRLALTRDLSERVEREVGGFAAELAEAGRKLESAVAAVRSAGTEGLRQAADAAGAARAVDGSVSAIAGMLDRLASTSDQISGDTSKAREISLAAASDSDRATTVMNSLRSAAEQIASVVKLINAIASQTNLLALNATIEAARAGEAGRGFAVVANEVKALSRQTADATKQIADQVANLQKETAAVDEALGRIHSTIGSIQTINGTVAAAIDEQAALTSDVARSLDQSRQDAMAAEQRIGDAEQTLGGVTRTLEELTTLSRTIAERAGGLGSGISGRIADVLRQVRP
- a CDS encoding alpha/beta hydrolase — protein: MTQPTILVLPGLGNSGPDHWQTWLEGRLPALNRVDLGDWDAPEPDRWVERLDHAVRSAPGPVVLVAHSLSCILVARWATAGDAAHKVAAALLVAPPDVESPGTVPVEACRFAPVPADPLPFPTVVVGSRSDPYCSAARACGFAALWGADFIDAGEAGHINAESGHGPWPMGETLLKDLLAQI